The Drosophila teissieri strain GT53w chromosome X, Prin_Dtei_1.1, whole genome shotgun sequence genome has a segment encoding these proteins:
- the LOC122623516 gene encoding splicing factor ESS-2 homolog — translation MSATPRTPATPGTPGTPGSLAMEVARVQNSALAEFKKPTAMVRHKNKPKILTEEKYIEEMSKIIQRDFFPDLERLRAQNDYLDAESRRDFVQMAEIRERYSLGRIPGTGRSTSRRNNQRNNAMSPATFETPVSQANGSNTPLPNSRATDTPFSTDGSEKSDAEGRDNTSKLSLDAFLQKYTSEDNQSFQEIIETAEAKLRQKYAVLYNHEKLSAEQLQRALMLPSIEKQFEEPDPLRKIETWNYTNMNSIMYVPDGVEYTEEERVQLAERKQSIQHNATRLPDEAKHREMDTKKQDEVSQNGATGEATATPRIRGFDLLRSPSPRPGEAFSPIMTWGEIDGTPFRLDGGDTPLRPTQGPSFRINENSRRENIAIALAEKVSEKMRNQKQMALDTARRNIGSPLIRTNMERLASMSPAAQLLATGKLGIRGTPRLAHTPSPLGARKRKVTPGVVRSTTNTPLGAPKQQPAKMSTPSKNATIDTGSTLTDDLLKIPTKRRTAADFF, via the exons ATGAGCGCCACACCACGAACACCTGCCACACCGGGCACACCTGGCACTCCCGGCAGCCTGGCCATGGAAGTGGCCCGCGTCCAGAATTCGGCCCTCGCCGAGTTCAAGAAGCCCACGGCGATGGTGCGCCACAAGAACAAGCCGAAGATCCTCACCGAGGAAAAGTACATCGAGGAGATGTCCAAGATCATCCAGCGCGACTTCTTTCCGGATCTGGAGCGGCTGCGTGCCCAGAACGACTACCTGGACGCGGAGTCACGGCGCGACTTTGTCCAAATGGCCGAGATTCGGGAGCGCTACAGTCTGGGCAGGATTCCCGGGACGGGAAGAAGCACCAGCCGACGGAACAACCAGCGGAATAATG CCATGTCCCCGGCCACATTTGAGACACCAGTGAGTCAGGCGAATGGCAGCAATACCCCATTGCCCAATTCCCGGGCCACAGACACACCATTTTCCACCGATGGCAGCGAGAAGAGCGACGCCGAGGGCAGGGACAACACCTCCAAGCTATCGCTGGACGCCTTCCTGCAGAAGTACACCAGCGAGGATAACCAGAGCTTTCAGGAGATCATCGAAACGGCGGAGGCCAAGCTGCGTCAGAAATACGCTGTGCTCTATAACCATGAGAAGCTCTCCGCAGAGCAACTGCAGCGTGCTCTCATGCTGCCTAGCATAGAAAAGCAATTCGAGGAGCCAGATCCGCTGAGGAAGATAGAAACCTGGAACTACACCAACATGAACTCCATTATGTACGTGCCCGATGGCGTGGAGTACACCGAGGAGGAGCGCGTCCAGTTGGCCGAGCGAAAGCAGAGCATCCAACACAATGCCACCAGGCTGCCCGATGAGGCAAAGCACCGCGAGATGGACACCAAAAAGCAGGATGAAGTGTCACAAAACGGTGCCACTGGAGAAGCCACAGCCACTCCGAGAATACGCGGTTTCGATTTGTTGCGCTCACCATCACCACGACCCGGCGAGGCTTTCTCGCCCATCATGACGTGGGGCGAGATCGATGGCACTCCCTTTCGCCTGGACGGAGGCGACACGCCATTGCGGCCAACGCAAGGACCCTCGTTCCGGATCAATGAGAACTCACGGCGTGAAAACATCGCCATTGCTTTGGCGGAAAAGGTCAGCGAAAAGATGCGAAATCAGAAACAAATGGCCCTGGACACGGCGCGTCGCAACATTGGATCTCCACTGATACGCACCAACATGGAACGACTGGCCAGCATGTCGCCGGCAGCCCAGCTCCTGGCCACGGGTAAGCTGGGTATCCGAGGAACGCCCAGATTAGCGCACACACCATCACCGCTGGGCGCCAGAAAGCGCAAGGTCACGCCCGGTGTGGTGAGGAGCACCACCAATACGCCACTGGGAGCACCCAAACAACAGCCGGCCAAGATGAGCACTCCGTCTAAGAACGCCACCATCGATACGGGATCCACACTCACGGACGATCTGCTCAAGATACCCACTAAGCGACGCACTGCAGCCGATTTCTTTTAG
- the LOC122623518 gene encoding sepiapterin reductase — translation MDLKQRTYLLVTGASRGIGREFAQQLAKRFKAEGSVVTLLGRNQALLAETKAEIVATVPSLPVHTYSLELETATAEDFSKILEASGGGSSSFERAIVIHNAGTVGDTSKRAKEIGDTDFLQSYYHSNVFSAISLNCEFMRVFQAIPKLVVNLSTLAAIAPISSMAHYCTVKAAREMYFRVLATEESADDTLVLNYAPGVIDTQMTVQVQREAHDPAVVAMFREQRESKTMLTPAQTTERFIKVLEALKFKSGDHVDYRDEKF, via the coding sequence ATGGACCTGAAACAACGCACATACCTCCTGGTGACCGGGGCTTCCCGTGGAATTGGCCGAGAGTTcgcccagcagctggccaagcGCTTTAAAGCCGAGGGATCCGTGGTGACGCTTCTGGGACGCAACCAGGCCCTCTTGGCGGAGACCAAGGCGGAGATTGTGGCCACAGTGCCAAGTCTGCCCGTGCACACCTACTCGCTGGAGCTGGAAACGGCCACAGCGGAGGACTTCAGCAAGATTCTGGAGGCTTCCGGTGGCGGGAGCAGCAGTTTCGAGCGAGCCATTGTCATCCACAATGCCGGCACAGTGGGTGACACGTCCAAGAGGGCCAAGGAGATCGGGGATACGGACTTCCTGCAGAGCTATTACCACTCAAATGTCTTCTCCGCCATTTCGCTGAACTGCGAGTTCATGCGCGTCTTCCAGGCAATCCCAAAGTTGGTGGTCAATCTCAGCACCTTGGCTGCCATTGCTCCCATATCCTCGATGGCTCACTACTGCACAGTGAAAGCAGCCCGTGAGATGTACTTCCGGGTGCTGGCCACCGAGGAGTCCGCCGACGACACCCTGGTGCTCAACTACGCGCCCGGCGTCATTGACACCCAGATGACCGTTCAGGTGCAGCGAGAGGCCCACGATCCCGCCGTGGTCGCCATGTTCCGGGAGCAAAGGGAGTCCAAGACCATGCTGACACCCGCCCAGACGACGGAGCGGTTCATCAAGGTCCTGGAGGCGCTCAAGTTCAAGTCCGGCGATCATGTGGACTACAGGGATGAGAAGTTCTAG